Genomic window (Pseudomonas xantholysinigenes):
CGCGCGTGCGGGCATTTTGACCAATCGAGAAAGTACCGGGCAATCATCGAGAAATGCGATACCTGCATCAGTCCTTGTGCGTCAATTGCCGCTCGATCATGTACTTGATCGCCAGGCGGCGTTCCTTGAGATGGCGCAAATCCTCATCCACGAAGTTGCCCGCCGAGATTGATTCGGCGGCCAGCACCTGGTTGTCGATATCGACATACTCATCGAGCAGGCGGTCGAGCTCCTTGTCCTGCTGACGCCGCTGCTGGACGATCTCGCGGGGGTAGTGCAGGTCCTGGTAGAGGTCATGGGAAACTGGCATGGCGCCCTCCTTGTGAATGCGCAGATGGGTCTCTACCTGATTGGAAGGGGCGAAGCCGAATGTGTTGAAGCGAGGCGGTGGAAAAGCGACGAATGGCTGACTCACTGAGCGTTGCGCTGCCTGGCAGTGGTCTTGTCAGTGCCCTTCGGCTAGGCGTTTTGGCGGGAAGGGCGGGGACGGAAACCTGCGGTAAACCGACCAAAATGACTAACCTGCTGTTTTTCTGTGATTTTTTTCAAAAAAAACTTCCCACCCAGGAAAAACGTTGTTAAAGTGCGCGCCATTGCTGCACAGCGACACACGCAGCGATAGCAGTATCTACAGGGGCGTCGCCAAGCGGTAAGGCAGCAGGTTTTGATCCTGCCATGCGTTGGTTCGAATCCAGCCGCCCCTGCCATATTTGAAAAAATCGCCGAAAGGCGATTTTTTCGTTTCTGCCCCGCCACAACGCGAAGCCGGGTGACGCAACAAGCGTCACCAGAAGCTCAATCTACCTTGCGATCCTCCAGCAATTCCGCCAAGGCCTGCACC
Coding sequences:
- a CDS encoding DUF465 domain-containing protein; this encodes MPVSHDLYQDLHYPREIVQQRRQQDKELDRLLDEYVDIDNQVLAAESISAGNFVDEDLRHLKERRLAIKYMIERQLTHKD